GCGAACTGGACAACAGGTACCAGCTACTGATCGAGGACGCAACAGTAGAACGCGTATCGAGACCCGGCGACGACTCGAACGAGCGGACCGACGCTGATACTACCAGACAACAGTCAGGTATCCGTAACCGCATCCGCAGACTTCGAGGCCAAACGCAGACGGTTTCCGCGAACGAACTCGATGAGTTGGAGAAACGAGACCGTGTCGACCTCGGCGATTTCGACGTCTTCGTCACTGTGTATTGTACCGACTGTGACACCCAGTTCTCCGTCGATCTAGAGAACTGCACCCGTGACTGCTAAAACGGATCTGAAACATTACACCCATATGTTCGTAAGGCCAGCGAGCGGTAAACGATAACACTCCTATGGCTGTCAGGGATAGGAGGTCGGTACGCTCGATCGACAATTCATAACGATTGCTGTGACTGGTTGCCGACGCAACCGCAAGCCGGGTCGCGGTTGCGCCGGGACAGACTCACAGCGATCGGTATCAGGCCTCGCCGGCACCGTTCACCGAGAAGAAACGGAAGCGACGGGTCCGACCAGGCGAAAGCCCGTCGATAGAACGGCAACGACGTCTATTCGGCACCATGCTGGCGAAATCGCTCGAGGTCGGTCTTCTCAACTGTTTCTGTTCCCGAAACCCTCGTATCTGTGATAGGATCGGGAAAAACGGCCTCAGAAGAGCGTTGCCGCGCAAATTTTCCCGTTTTCAATATTCGCCGGATTTCCTCGCGGAGAAACGCGTTTGTCGACACGAAACGGGTCACACGAGTCTCTCGGAAAGCGGGGTCGTCGGCCCGAGAGTGGATTCGTTCGCGCGATAGCCAACGCAGTAGACGGGAGGTGGATTTCGCTCAGCACCGACGCTGGCAGTGGTGGGGCAGACGACTCTCGATCGCTTCATCGAGAGAGACCTGCTCGAGACGGAGTGTCTCGCTCGTCTCGAGTGCGGAGGACCGTGCAATCCGTCGATTTTCGCCGATCGTGATCCGTCCGCCGACGAGGAGACGATGCGTTTCGCGTAAAGAAACGACACGGCGTTTCGCATCCATCGGCAGTCTGCGAACGATTCCCTCTCGGAAGTCGATGCTCGATCGAACAGCCGCTCGCGGCATCTGCATTCCAAGAATCGCGGCTACGGGATGCTCGTCAGTACCGGATTTCGAGTTCCAGTTCGTTTACCGCACCGAGAACTGCGTTCGCGTAGGTACCTTCGAGTTCTTCTCTCGGGAGTCGGTGGGCCGGCCCGGCTACGGTCATCGCACAGGCCATCCCGGTGTTCGGGTGGATAACGGAGGCGCTTACGGCTCGTATCCCCCGCTGGCGCTCCTCCATGTTGAGCGCGTAGCCGCGCTCCCGGATGACGTCGATCTTCTCGAGCAACTCGTCTACGTCGGTGACCGTATTCGACGTCAGCTGGGACAGTCCTTGCGTGTCGACGATTTCCTTGATCTCCTCGTCCGAGTGGGCTGCGAGCATCGCTTTTCCGGACGCAGTCGCGTGTAGCTGGAACCGTTCTCCGAGGAGGAAGTTTTTGATGTTGTACCGGCTCCGGTCGATGTACGTGAAGATGCCGTAGTCCCGCTCTTTGACCGAGACGAGGACCATCTGGCCCGTCTCCTTGCCGAGCTCGCTGGCTTTCACGTTGGCCTGGTGACAGAGGTCGATTTCGTCCCGGAGCGCGCCACCCATGGTCAGAAACTTGAATCCGAGGCGGTACTTTCCGTCGCCGTTGACGACGAACCCCTCCTGTTCTAACGATTGGAGGTGCTTGTGTACCGTCCCTTTGGAGAAGCCGGTCTCGTTAGCCAGTTCCGTCACACCGGCCTCGTTCCGCGATTGCAGTGCCTCGATGATCGCAAACAACGTCCGGTTGGACTTCACTGCCGTACTCTGTGACGAACTCTCGAACTCTCCGTCCGCTTTCACCGCCGGGCTGTGCGTCCTGTCGTCGTCCATTACTACATCGAGTATATACCATGGTACTTAGTCGTGTGCTTCACCATAACATTTGTCTATGTCAGCTAGCTGGCTCCGATCGGGCGTCGGTCAGAGGTACGCGGCATCCCACCGAGCCGGTTTGCTGACGTTTCCACAGTCGGCACACTCGAGTCGGCCCATCGCGTCCATCGCAGTCGCGAGCCCATCACAGCGAGCGCAGTAGTAGCCGTACTGCTCGGTCCGTTCGGGATCAGTGTACACGGCCTGGAACACCCCGTTCGATCCCAG
Above is a genomic segment from Natribaculum luteum containing:
- a CDS encoding IclR family transcriptional regulator, which codes for MDDDRTHSPAVKADGEFESSSQSTAVKSNRTLFAIIEALQSRNEAGVTELANETGFSKGTVHKHLQSLEQEGFVVNGDGKYRLGFKFLTMGGALRDEIDLCHQANVKASELGKETGQMVLVSVKERDYGIFTYIDRSRYNIKNFLLGERFQLHATASGKAMLAAHSDEEIKEIVDTQGLSQLTSNTVTDVDELLEKIDVIRERGYALNMEERQRGIRAVSASVIHPNTGMACAMTVAGPAHRLPREELEGTYANAVLGAVNELELEIRY